From the Pleurodeles waltl isolate 20211129_DDA chromosome 6, aPleWal1.hap1.20221129, whole genome shotgun sequence genome, the window CTGTCTGGGCAACACAGCAGTTTGAGGTTACATCATCAagtcaatatttttgtccttgtccGCTACAACCTTTCCCTCAACATGAACCTTGACCAGAACCACCTTCTTGTCCATGGCTGGCACCTCATCAGCAGCATTAGGTCCCAGTCCTGATGAAGCTGAAGCTCCTCTTGCAACACACGCAGTTTGGCATTTAATGTCATTGTTCCTGTAAACGTTGAAGATTTTGACTCTGTTTATTGACAACCAGCTTAAACATTTCAGGCATCAAAGATAAACAGGTATGACCTAATCAATAGTACATTGGGCCCATAATTCAGTTTTTCTTTGGGATGAGATAGTTTTTTAAGATGCATCCTTCCTATCTCCGTAATGTGTTGattgaatttgccctgaatgaggaATTTTCCCCCAGCCTTCTTTCTGCATCTTCACAGTTCCTGAGCTGAGAAGGTTTTACAAAGTATTGGCTTAAGACGTAGATAAAACAGGCACCTGCATTCCTGGGATAAGCTTTTCATCAACTATGGTGATAAAATGTCTCCAGTGTCTGTTGGACTACTTCATGCATTTTCCCCTTCACTGCTATTCTTTGATGGGTTCATCTTTTCCTTTTAATATTGTTATGCATTCCAACAGACGTGTAACAATTTCGATTGCAACAACTATGTGAATCACCCCTCAAGCATTTTTCAAGTACACAGTTCTTAAATTGTGAGGCAGTACAGAATTTGGCCAAACGATCTTGAGAAACATGTTTGAAGAAAGCATCCATTAACATTATCTTACTATGTTTCTCTCTCATGATATGGAATTGACCTATGATGTAGGAGTAGAATTGGGCAATAGTGTCTTAGTTACTTCAAGTCCACAGGAGCTCTCCTGCTCCTAACACCGTCTTGCGCAAGACATGCTTCAGTACAGAACATGGAATATATACGAGTAATATATCAAAACCTAACTTAATAAATTGTAAGATAAAACATCAAGCAGAATAAATGGCTTTAAGGTGACATTAAGGTAATGTATCGAAACAGAACTTAATAAATTGCAACATACACATAAAGCATAACAAATAACTCTAACAACATTAGTTCATAGTGTAACCTCACAAATGTTTTGGACAATTGGTATTTTTTTCTGCTGCTTTCCCTCCTCCAGAGAGTTGAGGAAGAGGTGGTACCCTCAGCACCTCCTTAAGAGATGTTAGCGGATTCTTCTGCTGGACCAGCGCATAGGCTTAAAAATGACCCTTCCCCATGAATTATATTAGAATCTCCACCACAACCACTGCTTGATCCAGAATTACCTTCCAGCATCTCCACCATATTGTATTCCCCAACTCACTCTCCAGCCACCATCCATTCACTGCTCTGGCACACACTGCAGGTCTCTCTTCCCCACCCTCATTGTGTGCCTTCTTGATCAACCCCGCATTTCTCTTGTTCTGCCACTTCCCATTCACGGCCAACATGGCATGATTAGAAACTTTAACTACACGTGTGGCTGGGAAATACTTTGAGCTATTACTCTTTTGCCCATGAGATCTTTTGATTTTTACCAAATCAACCACTTGAAATGAGACATCTTTGACTCTGTGCAGAGTATCATATCTTTCCTTGCTTCTCCATTTTGCTTCCATACCCTTGCTCTGCACTTCATCACTACCAGGTATCCTCTGTGATAAATCACAAGAAGAGGGCCTACCTCTCAACAGTACAAATGAGGAAACCCGTGGAAGAATGTGGGTTGTTCCTGTAGTTCCTTAGCCTGTCCTGGCCAAACTTCAACACATCCAGCCAGGGGACAAAGCCACTTGAATTCTCTCTTTCAACATTTGGAGAACTCTTTCCACCATTCCGTTGCCTTGTTGACTTTTAAGAGCAAACAATAGATGTTTGATGCCATGGTCACTAACAAATGTCTGCATAGTACTCAAattaaattgcactccattgtcagtgACTAATACCTGGGGAAAACCTTCTCTTCTAAATAAAGAAGAGAGGAATTCTAAAAAAAAGGCCCAGTGTTAGTTTCCTTTAAGAATTTACATTCCGCCCAGTTGGAATAGTAATCTACTACTACCAAAGCATATCTCCTATTAACTGGCAAATCAAACATAGGGCCTATAAAACCCATTCCTAATTTTTCCTCTGGGCTGTCGGGAACCTCGACTGGACATAAGGGAGTCTTGTAGACACGCAGAGATTTATCGCCTTGACTACAACCACTGCATTTGCTTACCCACATATCAATTTCACTTTCCATCTCTGCCCACTAGTAAAAGTTACGTATCCTTTTATTCGCGACGGTCCTGCCTATGTGAACCTGGTGTGCTAAACttaccaactgtaggaagttggctctgtatgcactatttcaaagtaaggaatagtatgcacagagtccaagggttccccttagaggtaagatagtggcaaaaagagataatactaatgctctattttgtggtagtgttgtcgagcagtaggcttatccaaggagtagtgttaagcatttgttgtacatacacacaggcaataaatgaggaacacacactcagagacaattccaggccaataggtttttgtatagaaaaatatattttcttagtttattttaagaaccacaggttcaaattctacatgtaatatctaatttgaaaggtattgcaggtaagtactttaggaactttgaataatcacaatagcatatatactttttacataaaacacatatatctattttaaaagtggacacagtgcaattcacagttcctgggggaggtaaagtaatgttagttcttgcaggtaagtaaaccacctacggggttcaaattggggttcaaggtagcccaccgtttggggttcagagcaaccccaaagtcaccacaccagcagctcagggccggtcaggtgcagagttcaaagtggtgcccaaaacacataggcttcaatggagaagggggtgccccggttccagtctgccagcaggtaagtacccgcgtcttcggagggcagaccaggggggttttgtagggcaccgggggggacacaagtcagcacagaaagtgcaccctcagcggcactggggcggccgggtgcagtgtgcaaacacgcgtcgggttttcaataggtttcaatgagagaccaaggggtctcttcagcgatgcaggcaggcaaggggggggctcctcggggtagccaccacctgggcaagggagagggcctcctgggggtcactcctgcactggagttccgatccttcaggtactgggggctgcgggtgcagggtcttttccagccgtcgggattttagagtcaggcaggcgcggtcagggggagccttgggattccctctgcaggcgtcgctgtgggggctcaggggggacaactttggttactcacagtcttggagtcgcctgggggtcctccctgtagcgttgtttctccaccagtcgagtcggggtcgccgggtgcagtgttgcaagtctcacgcttcttgcggggattgcaggggtctttaaatctgctcctctggattcaaagttgcagtctttgttgaacagggccgctgttctcgggagtttcttggtcttttggaagcagggcagtcctctgaggattcagaggtcgctggtcccagggaaagcatcgctggagcagttttcttctgaaggagggagacaggccggtagggctgggtccaaggtagttggtgtcttcttcttctctgcagggtttttcagctcagcagtcctcttcttctttaagttgcaggaatctaccttcttaggttcagggaagcccttaaatactaaatttaagggcgtgtttaggtctggggggttagtagccaatggctactttccctgagggtggatacaccctctttgtgcctcctcccaaggggagggggtcacattcctatccctattggggggatcctccatctgcaagatggaggattcctaaaagtcagagtcacttcagctcaggttgccttaggggctgtcctgactggccagcgactcctccttgtttgtctcattatctcctccggccttgccgccaaaagtggggccgtggccggagggggcgggcaactccactagctggaatgccctgtggcgctggaacaaagggggtgagcctttgaggctcaacgccaggtgttacagctcctgcaagggggaggtgatagcatctccacccagtgcaggctttcaaaggcactctccccatgtggccagcaacatgtctcgagtgtggcaggctgctaaaaccagtcagcctacacaggtagttggttggttaaggtttcagggggcacctctaaggtgccctctggggtgtatttcacaataaaatgtacactggcatcagtgtgcatttattgtgctgagaagtttgataccaaacttcccagttttcagtgtaaccattatggtgctgtggagttcgtgtttgacagactcccagaccatatactcttatggctaccctgcacttacaatgtctaaggttttgcttagacactgtaggggcacagtgctcatgcactggtgccctcacctatggtatagtgcaccctgccttagggctgtaaggcctgctagaggggtgacttatctatactgcataggcagtgtgaggttggcatggcaccctgaggggagtgccatgtcgacttactcgtttttgtcctcaccagcacatacaagctggcaagcagtgtgtctgtgctgagtgaggggtccccagggtggcataagatatgctgcagcccttagagaccttccctggcatcagggcccttggtaccaggggtaccagttacaagggacttacctggatgccagggtgtgccaattgtgtaaaacaaaagtacaggttagggaaagaacactggtgctggggcctggttagcaggcctcagcacattttcaaatcaaaacatagcatcagcaaaggcaaaaagtcagggggtaaccatgccaaggaggcatttccttacaccaaccgAATCCTTAGAACACCTGAAGGAATCAACATGTTTCCTTGCAACATCAATTCACTCTCCATGGACAATTCATCCTtaactttgaaagaaggcctggTCTCATCACTCACATACCTTTCATGTGTCCAACAATGAAGCTTCTTAATCTGGTTAGGCAACTGTCTCTCTCAGAACATTCTTTCCATTCATGGTAGGAAATAGTTTTCCCGGTTGCCACAATTCCATCCACCTTCCCAACAATGcattcaacctctgcctcctcattactACTCTTGATTGGACACCTTGAAAGGAAGACTGCCTGTGCATTTTTAGTTCCTGAAATGTGACATAAAAATTCAATTGATACATCCTTGCTAGTAATCTTACTAATCTGAGACAAACTTTATTTAAGTTCTCTTTGGATAGAAACAATACTAGGGGTGTGTGGTCAGTAGAAAGGGAGAACTTACGTCCCCAAAGGTATGTTGAAAAGTGCCTTGTTGCGCACGGACATGCTAGTGCTTCGTGCTCAATAGTGCTGTGAGTGCGCTCTTCCAATGTCAAGCACCTGTCAAGCACCTGGAAGCAAAAGGCACTGTGCATTCTTTTCCATCTACCATTTGCAAAAGCGCCACCCCCAATCTAACACCATTTGCATCCACTGTCACAATGGATTTCACATTATCTCTAAAGGGTCATAAAGCAGGGGCATCAACAACCAACCGCTTTAAACCTTCAAAAGCTTCACCTTCATCAGTTTCCCAATCTTACTCCACCCCTTTATGCAAGAGTTTCCTGAAAGGCTGAGTTTGGAAAGTGAAATTTTCTATGAACCTGGTGTAATATTCACACAGGCCCAAGAAAGACCTCAGTTGGTCCTTATCTGCAGGTTCAGGACTTTGCTTCGACTATATCTGTTTTAGGTTTAATGCCAGTATTAGACAGTACGTGATCAAGATAATTAACTTTTGGTAACGTGAAGCAACATTTTTCTTTCTTCGCTGTTAGTCCCTGTTTTTTCTAACATGCTGAATACATCATCTAAAACCTTCAAATGCTCATCTTCATTACTTGTAAATACCAAGATATCATCCTGATATGCCAAAACCTGTTTGTTGTCCCCAGAAATTGTAAACATTAATTTCTGGAATACTAACTTGGCCAACGCTAGTTCAAAAGGTAAGCGTAAGAAACTGTACATCCCTGAAGGGGTACTGAAAGCAGTTAGTGATCTGGATTTAGTACTTAATTCTATTTGGTGGTAATCTGCCCCTTGGTCTATGGTGGAAAATACTTATACACCTTTCATCTGTGCCAACATCTGCTGAATTTTTGGGAGAGGGAAgcagttcactaaaatgtttttgtttttatttaggtaTTTGAGGTCCACACAGAGCCTTATATCGCCAGTCTTCATTTTGGCCACAGCAATGAGGTAGACCCATTCAGACGAAGTGACAGGTTCCATAACCTTTTCAGAGCACAGCttgtccagatgttcctttaactggctcctcaCACTTAATGGAACATACCTCACTTTGTTAACTACAGGAACAGCATTATCTTATAATACAATTTCTTGCTGAAATGCCTTTTCTAAGAACAACAGTTCTTCAAATAGAGATTTGTGATCCTCTAGCAACCTGCTACTGTTTGTACATGCATGATAGGTTCAGCTAAAGATAGGGGGTAATCAGTGCTTGGTCTCAACATCATGACAAACACACCTTAACCTTTCCACTCCAAAATATTGTACCttttttttgccacacaaaggggctgatcccgccgcccgccaagcgggaaccgccagaagaccgtaccgcggtcaaaagaccgcagcggtcattctgggtttcccactgggctggcgggcgaccgccaaaaggccgcccgccagcccagtgggaaacacccttcccacgaggaagccggctccgaatggagccggcggagtgggaaggtgcgacgggtgcagttgcacccgtcgcgaatttcagtgtctgcaaagcagacactgaaattctttgtggggccctcttacggaggcccctgcagtgcccatgccattggcatgggcactgcaggggcccccaggggccccacgacaccccataccgccatcctgttcctggcgggcgaaccgccaggaacaggatggtggtatggggtgtcagaatccccatggcggcgcagcaagctgcgccgccatggcggattcccatgggcagcggaaagtcggcggtataccgccggctttccgcttctggctgcggctgtaccgccgcggtcagaatgcccggtggagcaccaccagcctgttggcggtgctaccgctgaccccggccctggcggtatttaccgccagggtcggaatgacccccaaagttttgtGGTGATGGTTAAATTCTGGAATTACAAAGTTACTACAAAATAACCCATCAGATCAATAATGTGTTCACCAAATGCGATCGTGCGTATGTCTGGAGGTGAAAATCAAACTGAACCCCAGTCTGACCAATATTATTTACTAGTAATGATGGTGATAGGTGACCCAGAGTCCACTGTGACTCTTACTTTGGTGTTACCAATGTACACATCACAAATAGGGCCCCCTCTTTTGGAATAATTCTGATTTGCCTCCACAATATTGATGGCTAGCGTTACTCTGCTGACCAGCTCTTCAACCAAGTCAAGGTTTCCAGGAGACTCTTCTTCTTTAACAAGCCCCATCTTTTGAATATTCTTGCATAGTTCTCAGAAAGCACCACAAGGTACATTTTGATTGCTGTTTGTGATACTCACTTGGCTTGTATTGTGAGTCAGTAACAACTATTCAGTACTTTAAGATACCCAGCAAGTATAAGCATCACATGTCACATGCTGAATACATAACTGCTGGTACCTTTTTTAACCTGCCTGGTTGCAGTATAGTAGTATTGCCTTTAATTAGTTTTTTATCTTTTCTAATTATTATGGTGCTAGATCGTTCTTAACTTTGCTGCTAGTTGAGATTGTAATCTCCTTATCTCACCCCTGATACCTGTGTTCAGAGGTATCGGTTGGGTTTCAGCTGCCTGGGGCAGTGGTGTTAACTAAGTAGGGCTTTGTTTTACTGGAGGGGAAGATGGGAGAGTTGATTAGAGTGGGTTAGGGATTTCAGAAGATTCACAAGTCTGTCGTACATAACGGATACCATTTTTTTCCCTCTTCTGGGTGCCTTTTTTAGAACTGCCGTTTGGGGCTCCTGGCTAGTTGTTCTGTGTGTGGCCTTCCTGTTCCCAAATAAGGGTCACGATGCAGTAGACGCGTGCAGCGGGTGCTCCAAAGGCACACCTAGAACAAGCCTGTGAGCGCCCGGCCGGAACCAGGGGCCAGAGATGCTGCCGCTCAACATCAAGAAAAGATAACTTATACTGCCAGTCAACTGTGTGCCCTCAGAATTGTTACACCTGAGCCCTGTCGTCactctgctgtaggaggctggcctggcttgtagttggtaccagaggtacttacaccttgtgctaggtccagttatcccttattagtgtagaagtggtgtttctagaagctaaggctgatagaaggtagctatggcaaagcagcttaggctgaactaggagacatgtaaagctcctactataccgctggtgtcatatgcacaatatcataagaaaacacaatacacagatatactaaaaataaaggtactttatttttctgacaatatgccaaaagtatctcagtgagtaccctcagtatgaggatggcaaatatacacaagatatatgtacacaataccaaaaatatgcagtaatagcaaaaggaagtaatgcaagcagtgtaaagttacaatagattgcaataggagcacataggtataggggcaacacaaaccatatactccaaaagcggaatgcgaaccacgaatggatgccaaacctaagtgagcttgtagagggtcgctgagactgtaagaaaacagtgaaggttagaaaaatagcccaacccaagaccctttaaggtaggtgtaaagtgcacctacaacccccagagagcacagaagtcgtgatagggggattctgcaaggaaaaccaacaccagcaatgaaacaacaatggatttccggacctgagtacctgtaagacaaggggatcaagtccaag encodes:
- the PSMC5 gene encoding LOW QUALITY PROTEIN: 26S proteasome regulatory subunit 8 (The sequence of the model RefSeq protein was modified relative to this genomic sequence to represent the inferred CDS: inserted 9 bases in 7 codons; deleted 2 bases in 1 codon; substituted 5 bases at 5 genomic stop codons) codes for the protein MGLVKEEESPGNLDLVEELVSRVTLAINIVEANQNYSKRGGPICDVYIVNKVRYVPLSVRSQLKEHLDKLCSEKVMEPVTSSEWVYLIAVAKMKTGDIRLCVDLKYLNKNKNILVNCFPLPKIQQMLAQMKGTKNAQAVFLSRCPIKSSNEEAEVECIVGKVDGIVATGKTISYHEWKECSERDSCLTRLRSFIVGHMKGHTCLSLMPEMFKLVVNKQSQNLQRLQEQXTLNAKLRVLQEELQLHQDXGPNAADEVPAMDKKVVLVKVHVEGKVVADKDKNIDLMMXPQTAVLPRQLHPHAFLMMVEKVPDSTYEITGGLQKQIKELKXKIKLPVKDHEHFEVLRIVQLKDMLMSVSPHSPPTGQTILAQKVTHQTDSTFLHXSELVLKFIGEGVXLVRDLLVXAKEHGHLIIFSDEIDFIDSLXLKCGSGEDSIVXGMLELVNQLDRSDATKKXQGEWPLTRCVQCXTDRAIKFSSPNDELRRDILKICSQKMNPTWSINLHKSAELMPEPSRAKVKSVCTEAGMYALRAXEVNVTQENIELNVAKMMHKNLKNNLFIKKLGK